Proteins encoded in a region of the Phaenicophaeus curvirostris isolate KB17595 chromosome 1, BPBGC_Pcur_1.0, whole genome shotgun sequence genome:
- the C1H22orf23 gene encoding UPF0193 protein EVG1 codes for METLPAGPGRYSLGTRELLRAMMEESKLTHFQRRFLMDCVKRGDTLPLQCHPTSSKKPAPAAPAFSPPVCQPCRLPAKPHLRPAKVCRAGDAYTREKFRPQPGRDLEKEKERLQNILATGKDVVEHNVKWMPVQRKEEEIPEPDRFEELVNEVQERKEFLAEMEALGQGKKYRSIVLTEISQKLREMEIIDKMRSEAMREIMTKDFPGGNKSDPRD; via the exons ATGGAGACCTTAccggccgggccgggccggtacAGCCTGGGCACCAGGGAGCTGCTCAGAG CAATGATGGAGGAGTCGAAGCTGACGCATTTCCAGAGGCGATTCCTGATGGACTGTGTGAAAC GAGGAGATACCCTGCCCCTCCAGTGCCACCCCACATCCAGCAAAAAGCCAGCACCAGCAGCGCCTGCTTTCTCCCCACCAGTTTGTCAGCCGTGCAGGCTTCCAGCTAAGCCACACCTCCGACCTGCCAAGGTCTGCCGGGCAGGAGATGCCTACACGCGAGAGAAATTCAGGCCACAGCCAGGGC GAGAtttggaaaaggagaaggaaaggctcCAAAACATCTTGGCAACGGGGAAGGACGTGGTAGAGCACAACGTGAAGTGGATGCCAGttcagaggaaggaagaggagataCCTGAGCCTGACCGGTTTGAGGAGT TGGTGAATGAAGTTCAGGAGAGGAAGGAGTTCCTGGCAGAGATGGAAGCTCTGGGGCAGGGCAAGAAGTATCGAAGCATTGTCCTCACTGAAATCTCACAG AAACTGCGCGAGATGGAGATCATTGACAAGATGAGAAGTGAGGCAATGAGAGAGATCATGACAAAAGACTTCCCTGGTGGGAACAAATCTGATCCCCGCGACTAG